From Pseudanabaena sp. PCC 6802, one genomic window encodes:
- a CDS encoding alpha-amylase family glycosyl hydrolase, translating to MSLTHLSEIDFLVLTNSPTYFPSPIAWEDEVFYFLMLDRFSDGRENGYRDNQGNLVTTGISPLYSPADRENAIKTDEDARKWREAGTRYVGGNLKGLTQKLGYLKRLGVTALWVSPILKQVHFQQTYHGYGIQNFLEVEPHFGTGDDLKELVRMAHENDIYVILDIILNHSGNVFSYAGDRDRPWTGGTYPVEGFNDKQGNPTIPFVKADPQHLPDIAGAVWPAEFQDPDAFTRKGYIRNWDYDPEFREGDFGDLKDIHHGYGSPDDYQVSDALRHLCEAYKYWIAYADIDGFRIDTVKHMDIGATRYFASAIREFTQSIGKENFFLLGEITGGRVRAYDTLELTGLSAALGIDDIPDKLEYLVKGYRNPNDYFSLFRNSELVNKGSHIWFRNKVVTSFDDHDQVRKGSYKARFCADAGASKVVLNVLALNAMTLGIPCIYYGSEQCFDGQGGSDRYIREAMFGSEFGAFRTRGVHFFNEDNLVYQELAKILEIRQKNIVLRRGRQYLRPISGRDDGVRFSLPEMVGGQIRFVVPWSRIFNGKEVLLAINTDYDQPRTAWVTIDNDLHQSGDMLKCIYSTDASQIAQVVTVEARNGKAALINVPAAGFVIFE from the coding sequence ATGTCTTTAACACATTTGTCAGAGATTGATTTCTTAGTTCTAACCAATTCACCTACCTATTTCCCTTCTCCGATCGCCTGGGAAGATGAGGTATTCTATTTCCTGATGCTCGATCGCTTCTCGGATGGTCGCGAAAATGGCTATCGGGACAATCAGGGCAACCTGGTTACCACGGGGATCTCGCCATTGTACAGCCCAGCAGATCGGGAGAACGCGATTAAAACCGACGAGGATGCCCGGAAGTGGCGGGAAGCAGGCACGCGATACGTTGGCGGCAACCTGAAAGGGTTGACCCAAAAGCTGGGATACCTGAAGCGGTTAGGTGTTACTGCTCTCTGGGTCAGCCCAATTTTGAAGCAAGTGCATTTTCAGCAGACATATCACGGCTACGGTATCCAGAACTTTCTGGAAGTGGAACCTCACTTTGGTACGGGGGATGACCTGAAAGAACTGGTGCGGATGGCGCATGAGAACGACATCTATGTAATTCTGGATATTATCTTGAATCATAGCGGAAATGTGTTTTCCTATGCGGGCGATCGCGATCGTCCGTGGACTGGCGGGACGTACCCAGTTGAGGGCTTTAACGACAAACAGGGCAATCCCACCATCCCCTTCGTCAAAGCCGATCCCCAACACCTGCCGGATATCGCTGGGGCAGTGTGGCCTGCCGAATTCCAAGATCCTGATGCCTTTACGCGCAAGGGCTACATCAGAAATTGGGACTACGACCCCGAATTTCGCGAGGGAGACTTCGGCGATCTGAAGGATATTCACCACGGCTACGGTTCTCCCGATGACTATCAAGTTTCTGATGCCCTGCGCCATTTGTGTGAAGCCTATAAATACTGGATCGCCTACGCAGACATTGATGGCTTCCGCATCGATACCGTGAAGCACATGGACATTGGTGCCACCCGCTACTTTGCCTCCGCGATCCGCGAGTTCACGCAAAGCATCGGCAAGGAGAATTTCTTCCTGTTGGGTGAGATTACGGGAGGACGTGTCCGGGCTTACGACACACTGGAACTGACGGGACTGAGTGCGGCGCTGGGCATTGATGATATCCCGGACAAGCTGGAATATCTGGTCAAGGGATACCGCAATCCAAACGATTACTTCAGCCTGTTCCGCAACTCGGAGTTGGTCAACAAAGGCTCCCACATCTGGTTCCGCAATAAAGTGGTTACATCATTTGACGATCATGACCAAGTACGTAAAGGCAGTTATAAAGCTCGCTTCTGTGCCGATGCTGGTGCGTCGAAAGTGGTGCTGAATGTGCTGGCTTTGAATGCGATGACGCTGGGCATTCCCTGTATCTACTACGGCAGCGAACAATGTTTTGATGGGCAAGGAGGGAGCGATCGCTATATCCGAGAAGCCATGTTCGGCAGTGAATTTGGGGCTTTTCGGACGCGAGGCGTGCATTTCTTCAATGAAGACAATTTAGTTTATCAGGAACTCGCCAAAATTCTGGAGATTCGCCAGAAAAACATCGTCTTGCGGCGCGGTCGCCAATACCTGCGCCCGATTTCAGGGCGCGATGATGGAGTCCGCTTCAGCTTGCCGGAGATGGTGGGAGGACAAATTCGCTTTGTAGTGCCCTGGTCGCGGATTTTTAACGGCAAGGAGGTGCTGCTGGCGATTAACACGGATTACGACCAGCCCAGAACGGCCTGGGTGACGATCGATAACGACCTGCACCAGTCGGGAGATATGTTGAAGTGCATTTACTCGACGGATGCATCGCAGATCGCTCAGGTGGTGACGGTAGAAGCGCGGAATGGGAAAGCGGCGTTGATTAACGTTCCTGCCGCAGGTTTTGTAATTTTTGAGTGA
- a CDS encoding C1 family peptidase, which translates to MTRTNKRYGWVPDLPDHRDLLYAAPITALRALPARVDLRPNCPHIYDQEQLGSCTANAIAGALEFDQMKQKLTDIFTPSRLFIYYNERVMEGTVNEDSGAMIRDGIKSVAKQGACPEEPTKQHPGPDGIWPYDPDYEINFLKKPTPQCYNVAKKHQAILYSRLVRNLNQMKGCLASGYPFVFGFSVYESFESQEVANTGIVPMPSSNEQLLGGHAVLAVGYDDEQRRFIVRNSWNTTWGIQGYFTMPYAYLLDENLADDFWMIRRVEDET; encoded by the coding sequence ATGACACGCACAAACAAACGCTATGGATGGGTTCCCGACCTGCCCGATCATCGAGATCTGCTTTATGCCGCACCGATTACAGCACTGAGAGCTTTACCAGCCAGGGTAGATCTTCGTCCCAATTGTCCTCATATTTACGATCAAGAACAGTTGGGCAGTTGCACCGCTAATGCCATTGCTGGAGCGCTTGAGTTCGATCAAATGAAGCAGAAATTGACGGATATTTTTACCCCTTCCCGCCTGTTTATCTACTACAACGAACGGGTCATGGAAGGGACTGTCAACGAAGATAGTGGTGCGATGATCCGTGATGGCATTAAAAGCGTGGCCAAACAAGGTGCCTGTCCAGAAGAGCCAACCAAGCAGCATCCAGGACCGGACGGGATCTGGCCCTACGATCCTGATTATGAAATTAATTTTCTTAAAAAACCTACTCCGCAATGCTACAACGTTGCGAAAAAACACCAGGCAATTCTCTACAGCAGGCTAGTGCGAAACCTCAATCAGATGAAGGGATGTCTGGCATCCGGCTATCCCTTTGTCTTTGGGTTCAGTGTTTACGAGAGCTTTGAAAGTCAGGAGGTAGCCAATACGGGTATCGTCCCCATGCCGTCTTCCAACGAACAATTATTGGGTGGGCATGCAGTGCTGGCGGTTGGCTATGATGACGAGCAACGCAGATTCATTGTCCGCAACTCTTGGAATACAACCTGGGGCATACAAGGCTACTTTACCATGCCCTACGCTTATCTATTAGACGAGAACCTGGCTGATGATTTCTGGATGATTCGTCGAGTTGAGGATGAAACTTAA
- a CDS encoding response regulator transcription factor, with the protein MTKKLLIVDDEPHIRLLLEQTLEDLEDQGVELLTADNGEDALETITTEKPNLVFLDVMMPKMNGFDVCHKVKNELKLEDVFIIMLTAKGQEFDKQKGNEVGADIYMTKPFDPDEVLKKSMEVLGLS; encoded by the coding sequence ATGACTAAAAAACTATTGATCGTTGACGACGAGCCTCATATCAGGCTGTTACTAGAGCAAACCCTGGAGGATCTAGAAGACCAGGGGGTTGAGTTGCTGACGGCAGATAATGGCGAGGATGCTCTCGAAACCATCACTACCGAAAAACCCAACCTGGTATTTCTGGACGTGATGATGCCCAAGATGAATGGGTTTGATGTTTGCCATAAGGTCAAAAACGAACTCAAGCTAGAGGATGTTTTCATCATTATGCTGACTGCCAAAGGGCAAGAGTTTGACAAGCAAAAAGGCAATGAAGTGGGGGCTGATATTTATATGACTAAACCTTTCGATCCCGATGAAGTGCTGAAAAAATCTATGGAGGTTTTAGGGCTGAGTTAG
- a CDS encoding FAD:protein FMN transferase: protein MKAIARRKVLFVATGILPLLTGHWLISQSETNSDTTSSMPSLQSAGLKLMRDTSYALGTNISVTVVHEDDRVAKAAISSALSEVHLIDRLMSIYRPDSQVSQLNRSGSLDAPHPYSIEVLAQTQMFSRLSEGAFDITVQPLWQVYARAQEKGQLPNSEAIALAQQKVNWRDLDISAKRIRFTKPGMAITLNGIAQGFAADRVLAVLKGYGIENALFDTGEIGCWGQKPSEQPWTVGVQNPRDPNACIGSIQPQNCFVATSGDYASTFSQDYQHHHIFDPTTGESPRELSSVTVLAPTGIEADGLSTAILVLGVEKGLALAKRIRGVEAIATCKDNRILATENFPLMAGKYQQQSTKSFLT from the coding sequence ATGAAAGCAATCGCGCGCCGCAAAGTTTTGTTCGTGGCAACGGGAATCCTGCCATTGCTGACAGGGCATTGGTTGATATCTCAGTCTGAGACTAACTCGGATACGACATCATCGATGCCATCGTTACAGTCAGCGGGACTAAAACTGATGCGGGATACCTCCTATGCCCTGGGAACAAACATCTCTGTGACTGTCGTGCATGAGGACGATCGAGTTGCCAAAGCCGCTATCTCATCTGCATTAAGCGAAGTTCATTTAATTGATCGATTAATGAGTATCTATCGCCCTGATAGTCAGGTCAGTCAACTGAATCGCTCTGGCTCGCTGGATGCCCCCCATCCTTACTCGATCGAGGTATTAGCTCAGACCCAGATGTTCTCAAGACTGAGCGAAGGTGCATTTGACATAACCGTGCAACCGCTTTGGCAAGTCTACGCTCGCGCCCAAGAGAAAGGGCAATTGCCAAACTCGGAAGCGATCGCTCTGGCGCAACAAAAAGTTAATTGGCGCGATCTCGACATTTCTGCAAAGCGAATTCGATTTACTAAACCTGGGATGGCAATTACGCTCAATGGAATTGCGCAGGGATTTGCTGCCGATCGCGTCCTGGCAGTGCTGAAGGGCTATGGGATCGAGAATGCCCTCTTTGATACGGGTGAAATCGGCTGTTGGGGACAGAAGCCATCCGAACAACCCTGGACGGTTGGCGTTCAAAATCCCCGCGATCCCAATGCTTGCATAGGTTCGATTCAACCTCAAAATTGCTTTGTGGCGACTTCAGGTGATTATGCCAGTACTTTCAGCCAGGATTATCAGCACCATCATATTTTCGACCCGACTACTGGAGAATCGCCCAGAGAGCTATCTAGCGTTACAGTCCTGGCACCAACAGGGATAGAGGCAGATGGGCTATCCACAGCCATCCTCGTGCTAGGTGTAGAGAAGGGACTGGCGCTCGCCAAACGCATCCGAGGTGTAGAGGCGATCGCGACCTGCAAAGACAACCGCATACTGGCAACAGAAAACTTCCCTTTGATGGCGGGAAAATATCAGCAGCAGAGTACTAAATCTTTCTTAACATAG
- a CDS encoding class I SAM-dependent methyltransferase translates to MMALDMSTEAKIKFQYDRIAKIYDRRWHSYIRNTLTFLMEHIHLGGHETILDVACGTGELERLLLATYPQVKLVGVDISEQMLEIARSKFTARNNIEFLKASAIALPFPNASFDIVVTSSAFHYFEHPIPALQEIRRVLRSNGTAIVLDWCRDFWSCQALDFALKLIDPAYRTCYTQTELHGFLNAASFDVTAARKKRLYPLWGMMVATGNPIAPSI, encoded by the coding sequence ATGATGGCACTGGATATGTCAACTGAAGCAAAAATCAAATTCCAATACGATCGCATTGCGAAGATTTACGATCGCCGCTGGCACTCCTACATTAGGAATACCCTGACTTTTTTGATGGAACACATACATCTAGGAGGGCATGAAACTATCCTGGATGTTGCCTGCGGTACGGGGGAGTTAGAAAGATTGCTGCTTGCCACCTATCCGCAAGTTAAGCTCGTCGGCGTTGACATTTCCGAACAGATGCTGGAAATTGCCCGATCGAAATTTACCGCTCGCAACAATATTGAATTCCTCAAGGCTAGCGCGATCGCCTTACCATTCCCCAATGCCAGTTTTGATATCGTGGTAACGTCAAGTGCTTTTCATTATTTTGAGCATCCCATCCCTGCGCTGCAAGAAATACGCCGCGTGCTCAGGTCCAATGGAACAGCGATCGTTCTGGATTGGTGTCGAGATTTCTGGTCTTGCCAGGCTCTTGACTTTGCGCTCAAACTAATCGACCCCGCCTATAGAACTTGTTACACTCAAACGGAGTTGCATGGCTTCTTAAACGCCGCTAGTTTTGACGTAACTGCAGCACGTAAAAAGCGTTTATATCCTCTCTGGGGCATGATGGTAGCTACAGGAAACCCGATCGCACCAAGTATCTGA
- a CDS encoding PQQ-binding-like beta-propeller repeat protein — MTEGSRPPGGDNNINEQSEVPQQGKEPEGGPFARELAFLEERFATLEPKPLEGSIVEPRPPVSSPEEELDRLRASSTLPADFRRNLVEQYRQRQRQKLAAEGISTGEEGEGRADTEEPVEEEPEPPPPTPPAPPPANNWIPIGPSVLRQGQGGVKPATSGRTPAIAVAPGGTRIYIGAANGGVWYSEDTGQTWRSLMDAFDLNPTQTASDSLACGAIALVPGTTSSQDRLYVGSGEGAGGAYFGVGPLISTDGGINWSTESANPDLAGSAFYALAVDPGDAERVIAATRRGVYRREPNSSGGVHWMRKTLPSAGSTWATSVVVARSGGITTFYTAVWYGPVYSSTDGDTWNSVGSSFPTANVGRIGLAVQPNNPNVLYALIENSSDRSILGVWRLDISDNTWRQISGYPTDLFGTAAIGFQGSYDLAIAVDPNNANRLYLGGSTKQSSGEWSGSLYRSVVTSSGSGASLTYSMSNTYIGGSVHADIHTLVFAPGDSDKLWVGCDGGVFYSTTPTTGTGNIFTSCNTGLATLTMEHLDQHPTEDAVVFCGSQDNGGERFTGEEVWLHSVWGDSGFFVVNWNAPYKILSTYVRSSINRSIDGGTRYNYNEVGVTLASGETVLFYAPIAGTPHNPSNPSEADIVAFGSIRPWISTTFGGGWQSIPNNTLAGDSLNERIRSLAFASATKLYAGTMSGGVYRFEQSGGTWTRTQINTLGGTSSLPLTVPVTDIAIDLADATGNSIYITFGGIGDYRHVWHFDGTQWQQRSGPAAGNPNSLLAVQANAIVVDPANTSHIYVGADIGIWRSTDGGANWSTFSEGLPDAAVIDMKLHADRRLLRASTHGRGVFERTLDALPKLGIELYVRDTQLDQGRFPTVNYLPDPTQQGEVVRFWRGPDIKLDTPDASGQYQFPLTGTIDLLQFVDTLTDDFQNVATHATATITTRVYVQVHNRGVIPADNVRVMLLIANASAGLPALPANYWVDVQNGTAIDTADWKTVGITTLNGVRVGFPKIAAFNLTSDKLPPPASLAGNHHHCVLALVHHVDDPYTSIETHTDTNSRLERKAAHKNLTVVEFVGTLPTPPPIIVPVRIHNAYLNKELTTNLTIDLKGFPGRLRLFIPPLRTAGRLADLVQGMRVESTIPPFPNEPVYQSLEETKVTPWQSFQRAITTWLRVLSGQSISTPISDFQSWATLQSKVLTSNLASQHAYNPLWVEQRLEDIRQAIGSGVMLTATDRQQIALHRIVMEPNSYHTIFLAIDRPEDTEVGQFFELDILQIDERREEILGGLTTRVALVPDPEPELYTLKLSSRRCWAGGTVIQAQFFNLDGQLMTPNDGVTVRLMLRNASNPVRRLEDMRYDMASRSFRYYLCKRTKTEEKIGAIAFVNSSKVAEAQLS, encoded by the coding sequence ATGACTGAAGGAAGTCGTCCTCCTGGTGGAGACAATAATATTAACGAACAATCTGAAGTTCCTCAACAGGGGAAAGAACCGGAAGGGGGACCATTTGCCCGAGAACTAGCATTTTTAGAAGAGCGTTTTGCCACCCTTGAACCTAAACCTCTGGAGGGGAGTATTGTCGAACCCAGACCACCTGTTTCTTCTCCTGAAGAAGAGCTCGACAGGCTTCGTGCAAGCAGCACATTACCGGCAGACTTTCGCCGCAATTTAGTGGAACAATATCGTCAGCGTCAGCGACAGAAACTGGCAGCAGAAGGCATATCTACAGGTGAAGAAGGTGAAGGGCGGGCAGACACTGAAGAACCAGTGGAAGAAGAACCTGAGCCGCCACCCCCAACTCCACCCGCGCCACCACCTGCCAATAACTGGATTCCCATTGGACCGTCCGTTTTGCGACAAGGTCAGGGCGGTGTCAAGCCAGCTACCAGTGGACGGACACCAGCGATCGCTGTGGCTCCCGGTGGCACACGCATTTATATTGGTGCAGCAAATGGAGGAGTGTGGTACTCGGAGGATACAGGACAGACATGGCGTTCCTTAATGGATGCCTTTGACCTCAACCCCACCCAAACTGCGTCAGATTCACTTGCCTGTGGTGCGATTGCCTTAGTTCCTGGTACTACCTCCAGCCAGGATCGTCTCTATGTAGGATCTGGTGAGGGGGCAGGAGGCGCTTACTTTGGAGTTGGACCACTAATTTCAACTGATGGTGGTATCAACTGGAGCACTGAATCAGCCAACCCCGACCTTGCTGGCAGTGCTTTTTATGCCCTGGCAGTCGACCCAGGAGATGCGGAGCGGGTTATAGCAGCCACGCGTAGGGGTGTCTATCGACGTGAACCAAATAGCAGTGGTGGCGTTCACTGGATGCGAAAAACTCTTCCTAGTGCAGGATCTACTTGGGCAACTAGTGTCGTAGTCGCTCGCAGCGGTGGCATAACCACTTTCTATACAGCAGTGTGGTATGGACCAGTCTATTCATCTACTGATGGGGATACCTGGAACAGCGTAGGAAGTAGCTTTCCCACTGCAAACGTGGGACGTATTGGTCTGGCAGTTCAACCGAATAACCCTAACGTTTTGTATGCTTTGATTGAAAATTCAAGCGATCGTTCTATTTTGGGTGTTTGGCGACTGGATATAAGTGACAACACCTGGAGACAAATCAGTGGATACCCAACCGATCTTTTTGGAACGGCTGCGATCGGCTTTCAAGGATCGTATGACTTAGCAATTGCTGTCGACCCTAACAATGCAAATCGTCTCTACCTTGGTGGTTCTACTAAACAGTCAAGTGGTGAATGGTCAGGTTCTCTCTATCGGAGTGTCGTAACCAGCAGTGGGTCGGGTGCAAGTCTAACCTATAGCATGTCCAATACCTACATCGGTGGCTCGGTGCACGCTGACATCCACACCCTTGTCTTTGCTCCAGGTGACTCCGATAAGCTCTGGGTTGGCTGCGATGGAGGGGTCTTTTACTCTACTACCCCCACAACAGGCACAGGAAACATCTTTACTTCGTGCAATACCGGACTGGCTACACTCACTATGGAACATCTAGATCAGCATCCCACTGAAGATGCAGTGGTCTTTTGCGGTTCCCAAGACAATGGTGGCGAACGCTTTACTGGCGAAGAAGTCTGGCTGCACTCAGTTTGGGGCGATAGTGGCTTTTTTGTGGTCAACTGGAACGCACCATACAAAATATTGAGTACTTATGTCCGTTCATCAATTAACCGCTCCATTGATGGAGGTACACGTTATAACTACAACGAAGTGGGTGTGACACTAGCAAGTGGAGAAACTGTTCTTTTCTACGCGCCAATTGCAGGTACACCGCACAATCCGAGCAATCCCAGTGAGGCTGACATTGTTGCATTTGGGTCGATTCGTCCCTGGATCAGTACAACTTTCGGGGGCGGTTGGCAGTCTATCCCCAACAACACTCTGGCAGGTGATAGCCTAAATGAAAGGATTCGCTCTTTAGCATTTGCTTCTGCTACTAAACTTTATGCTGGCACCATGAGCGGTGGGGTCTATCGTTTTGAACAAAGTGGCGGAACCTGGACGCGCACTCAAATTAATACGCTAGGGGGAACTAGTTCCTTGCCTCTGACTGTCCCCGTGACCGATATTGCCATCGATCTAGCGGATGCCACAGGCAACTCCATCTACATCACCTTTGGTGGTATCGGTGACTACCGCCATGTTTGGCATTTTGATGGCACTCAGTGGCAGCAGCGTAGTGGTCCTGCTGCGGGCAATCCCAATAGCCTTCTGGCCGTGCAAGCCAATGCAATTGTGGTCGATCCAGCCAACACCAGCCATATCTATGTGGGTGCAGATATTGGCATCTGGCGTTCCACCGATGGAGGGGCAAACTGGTCAACCTTTTCAGAAGGCTTACCCGATGCAGCCGTCATCGATATGAAATTACACGCCGATCGCCGTCTGTTACGGGCATCCACCCACGGTCGTGGCGTTTTTGAACGCACATTAGATGCGTTGCCCAAGCTAGGGATAGAACTTTATGTACGGGATACTCAACTCGACCAAGGTCGTTTTCCAACTGTGAATTACCTGCCCGATCCAACCCAACAGGGAGAAGTCGTTCGCTTCTGGCGGGGGCCTGACATTAAATTGGATACACCAGATGCATCGGGACAGTATCAGTTTCCCCTAACGGGAACCATTGATCTCTTGCAATTTGTTGACACGCTCACAGATGACTTCCAAAATGTGGCAACTCACGCCACAGCAACGATTACTACTCGCGTCTATGTTCAGGTTCACAACCGTGGTGTGATACCCGCAGATAACGTGAGAGTCATGTTGTTGATCGCCAATGCTTCAGCGGGATTGCCTGCTTTGCCTGCCAATTATTGGGTTGATGTCCAAAATGGCACCGCGATCGATACAGCTGATTGGAAAACCGTTGGCATCACAACCCTCAATGGTGTCCGCGTAGGCTTTCCCAAGATTGCTGCATTCAATTTAACGTCTGACAAGCTTCCACCCCCTGCAAGTTTGGCGGGCAACCACCACCACTGTGTGCTGGCACTCGTTCACCATGTGGACGATCCTTATACTTCTATAGAAACCCATACGGATACAAACAGTCGGCTAGAGCGCAAGGCAGCACACAAGAATTTGACGGTGGTGGAATTTGTAGGTACGCTGCCCACACCCCCTCCTATCATTGTTCCAGTCCGCATTCACAATGCCTATCTCAACAAAGAGCTAACTACCAACTTAACGATCGATCTAAAGGGCTTTCCCGGTCGCTTGCGGCTGTTTATACCACCTTTGAGAACAGCGGGACGTTTAGCGGACCTAGTACAAGGGATGCGCGTGGAGTCCACCATTCCACCCTTTCCTAACGAGCCAGTTTATCAATCTCTAGAAGAGACTAAAGTTACGCCCTGGCAATCTTTCCAGCGAGCCATCACCACTTGGCTCAGAGTGCTGTCTGGACAGTCTATTTCAACTCCAATCTCAGACTTTCAGAGCTGGGCAACACTGCAAAGTAAAGTTCTGACCTCTAACCTGGCTAGTCAACATGCCTATAATCCACTTTGGGTGGAACAACGACTAGAGGATATCCGCCAAGCCATTGGATCGGGTGTGATGTTGACGGCAACAGACAGACAACAGATAGCTTTACATCGAATTGTGATGGAGCCAAATAGCTATCATACTATCTTTCTGGCTATCGATCGCCCAGAGGACACGGAAGTTGGTCAATTTTTTGAGCTTGATATCCTGCAAATAGATGAGCGGCGGGAAGAAATTCTCGGTGGGCTAACCACCCGAGTAGCCCTAGTTCCCGATCCTGAGCCAGAACTCTACACCCTCAAACTGTCGAGCCGCCGCTGCTGGGCGGGAGGGACTGTGATTCAAGCCCAGTTTTTCAATCTCGACGGTCAACTGATGACCCCAAATGACGGCGTAACCGTGAGACTAATGCTTAGGAACGCATCCAACCCAGTTAGGAGGTTGGAGGATATGCGTTATGACATGGCTTCGCGTTCATTCAGATATTACCTATGTAAAAGAACCAAAACAGAAGAAAAAATTGGTGCAATCGCTTTTGTCAATAGTTCAAAAGTTGCAGAGGCTCAACTGAGCTAA
- a CDS encoding FMN-binding protein: MGGFTYVVEVTVTQQKITRINILRNRPDVYPKLAAGITKKVINAQKIDIDAVTGATTTSKALLLAIENALRQGTKS; the protein is encoded by the coding sequence GTGGGCGGCTTTACTTACGTTGTAGAAGTAACGGTGACTCAACAAAAAATTACTCGCATCAATATTCTTCGCAATCGCCCTGATGTCTATCCAAAATTGGCAGCAGGGATAACTAAAAAAGTGATAAACGCTCAAAAGATCGACATCGACGCTGTTACAGGAGCGACTACTACGAGTAAAGCATTACTACTCGCCATTGAAAATGCGCTACGCCAAGGCACCAAATCGTGA
- a CDS encoding protease inhibitor I42 family protein: protein MSEIVILGNDLGKIFEARVGDLIAIRLAENPTTGYCWEIGSIDDRFVEFQGSDYSKTPETGIGGGGTRTFHFRAKSGGTEQIQFKLRRSWEPENRAIKHYTVNIRIQ, encoded by the coding sequence ATGTCTGAAATTGTAATTTTAGGCAACGATCTCGGAAAAATATTTGAAGCCCGTGTAGGTGATTTAATTGCGATCCGTCTCGCAGAAAACCCCACCACTGGCTACTGTTGGGAAATCGGTAGCATTGACGATCGGTTTGTCGAGTTTCAAGGTTCGGACTACTCAAAGACACCCGAAACAGGCATAGGTGGTGGTGGGACGCGGACATTCCATTTTAGAGCAAAGTCCGGTGGAACGGAACAGATTCAATTCAAGCTGCGACGTTCGTGGGAACCGGAAAATAGAGCCATCAAACACTATACCGTCAATATTCGGATTCAGTAA
- a CDS encoding phosphate/phosphite/phosphonate ABC transporter substrate-binding protein, with the protein MRSRRLLLLQMLGLLAACAPEVIKSPEKLTIGVVSYDEGLQSLDRYGKFRDYLASQVGAIIELEPTLNELKAIERIQSRAWSLVFAPPGLAAIAISKEDYKPIFSMQGVLNQKAVIVVLADSPIVKLADVANKTVAIGQPGSATGYYLPIYALYGLNLAAIEFTTTPKAILEMVDRGQAAAGALSKDEFERYRSGFSDKRFRVLHTSELGIPPGSVLVSPKIAPDLVQKIVDAMKSAPPNLVQSAGYIANAPVPNYEFMIKVVERVRPIATRIRQKPAPLYEEGRN; encoded by the coding sequence ATGCGATCGCGTCGTCTGCTGCTCTTGCAAATGTTGGGATTGTTGGCAGCATGTGCTCCTGAGGTGATTAAATCACCTGAGAAGTTGACTATAGGCGTAGTTAGCTATGATGAAGGATTGCAGTCTCTCGATCGCTATGGGAAGTTCCGCGACTATCTGGCAAGTCAAGTAGGCGCTATCATCGAACTGGAGCCTACCCTCAATGAATTGAAAGCCATCGAACGCATTCAAAGTCGCGCCTGGTCTTTAGTTTTTGCCCCACCTGGCCTGGCTGCGATCGCCATTTCCAAGGAAGACTATAAACCTATTTTTAGCATGCAGGGTGTCTTAAACCAGAAGGCAGTAATTGTGGTACTGGCCGATAGTCCGATCGTAAAACTAGCCGATGTGGCAAATAAGACCGTCGCGATCGGGCAACCTGGTTCGGCAACGGGTTATTACCTGCCCATTTATGCTTTATACGGACTTAACCTCGCAGCGATCGAATTTACTACCACACCCAAAGCCATTCTGGAGATGGTCGATCGGGGTCAAGCTGCGGCTGGAGCGCTATCGAAGGATGAGTTCGAGCGCTATCGTTCTGGGTTTAGCGACAAGCGATTTCGCGTACTGCACACGAGCGAACTGGGCATTCCACCTGGTAGCGTCCTGGTCTCTCCCAAGATCGCGCCTGACCTCGTCCAAAAGATTGTGGATGCCATGAAGTCAGCCCCACCAAATTTAGTGCAATCAGCAGGTTACATCGCCAACGCTCCCGTGCCTAACTATGAATTCATGATCAAAGTCGTAGAGCGCGTTAGACCCATAGCTACGCGCATTCGTCAAAAGCCTGCCCCCCTTTACGAAGAAGGTCGCAATTAG